From Alteromonas australica, one genomic window encodes:
- the rarD gene encoding EamA family transporter RarD: MVSSFYYSLELGLSQSVTATSAAKVGVLCAIAAYSMWGVAPLYFKQLAMIPAAEILMHRVIWSALLLFVLIFGLKQWPKVFAAVKNRKVMQVLFVAGLLLGANWLLFIWAINNDHILDASLGYYINPLLNVFLGRVFLGERLRRYQKLAVGLAVIGVAVLVFSYGYLPWIALVLAFSFSIYGLLRKKVAVDSLPGLFIETLMLSPFALIYWVMFGSAYSDLLSNSMSLNVLLLAAGVVTTAPLLCFTAAARRIMYSTLGFFQYIGPTLMFVLAVSLYEEPLEESRLVTFGFVWLALAVFSVDSLMAYSQQRKARKSLERSTG, from the coding sequence ATGGTGTCTTCGTTTTATTACTCGCTGGAGTTAGGCTTGTCTCAATCTGTTACTGCTACCTCTGCCGCTAAAGTCGGTGTTTTGTGTGCCATTGCTGCGTATTCTATGTGGGGTGTGGCGCCCTTGTATTTTAAACAGCTAGCGATGATCCCTGCGGCTGAAATATTGATGCACAGGGTAATTTGGTCGGCGTTACTGTTGTTCGTTTTAATTTTTGGATTAAAGCAATGGCCAAAGGTCTTTGCGGCCGTTAAAAATCGCAAAGTCATGCAGGTATTATTTGTAGCAGGCTTATTATTAGGGGCAAATTGGTTGCTGTTTATCTGGGCTATTAATAACGACCACATCCTGGATGCCAGCTTAGGTTACTACATTAATCCCTTATTAAATGTGTTCTTGGGCCGCGTATTTTTAGGAGAACGCCTTAGGCGCTATCAAAAGCTGGCAGTAGGGCTTGCGGTTATTGGCGTTGCAGTACTGGTATTTTCCTATGGGTATTTGCCTTGGATTGCACTTGTGCTGGCGTTCAGTTTTAGTATTTATGGCTTATTACGAAAAAAGGTAGCGGTAGATTCATTACCCGGTTTGTTTATTGAAACGTTAATGCTCTCGCCTTTTGCCCTCATTTATTGGGTTATGTTTGGCTCTGCATACAGTGACTTATTGAGTAATAGCATGTCATTAAATGTATTACTGCTAGCCGCGGGTGTGGTTACCACGGCGCCCCTATTATGCTTTACGGCCGCGGCGCGCCGTATCATGTATTCAACACTGGGCTTTTTTCAATACATAGGACCTACGCTTATGTTTGTTCTAGCGGTAAGCTTGTATGAGGAACCTTTGGAAGAGTCGAGGCTAGTGACATTCGGCTTTGTCTGGTTGGCGTTAGCGGTGTTCAGTGTGGACTCTTTGATGGCTTATTCTCAGCAAAGAAAGGCCAGAAAATCCCTAGAAAGGTCAACCGGCTAA
- a CDS encoding GGDEF domain-containing response regulator yields the protein MQQHVLVIENNHTNVDIVSKLVRKAGLIPVGASSLTEAKVRFANRVPEQFLCAVVAYVLPDAKQGEAIDFTIEAYIPTIVTTENLDTCTRDKVLSRDVVDYIPKENAQNYDYLNRLLARLEKNKSTGVIVVSTHRVQRKHMISLLIRHNFVVYDCLTAHDAMRLLSQHQHIRLVITDNQLPDMSGTYFVSSLRKAFSKEQLAIMGIAGGQGMLMSAHFIKSGANDFLRLPFCHEEFLCRVMQNVEYIESVEAIRRAANTDYLTGLPNRRHFFYTVTVKHQTLSNSHALALIDLDHFKRINDTYGHDAGDSVLKTVGRLLEDAFSEHIVARFGGEEFCVYFPYHDGRYAKDQLDAFRVTLEKQAILVTDATVNVTCSIGIADHTTQSIEELLSAADRQLYCAKNNGRNQISYNTTPLAG from the coding sequence ATGCAGCAACATGTGCTGGTGATAGAGAATAATCACACCAACGTAGACATTGTTTCAAAACTTGTTCGCAAGGCTGGCCTCATTCCGGTGGGTGCAAGTTCACTAACCGAAGCGAAAGTACGCTTTGCCAATAGGGTGCCAGAGCAATTTTTGTGCGCTGTTGTGGCTTATGTGCTGCCCGATGCCAAGCAAGGTGAAGCCATAGATTTCACCATTGAAGCTTACATTCCGACTATCGTGACCACTGAAAACCTCGACACCTGTACCCGCGACAAGGTGCTGTCCAGAGATGTCGTAGACTACATTCCCAAAGAAAATGCGCAAAACTACGACTATCTTAACCGTTTGCTGGCACGGTTAGAAAAAAACAAATCTACCGGCGTGATCGTTGTCAGCACCCATCGTGTGCAACGTAAGCACATGATCTCACTACTTATTCGTCATAACTTTGTGGTATATGATTGCCTCACTGCCCATGACGCCATGCGCTTGTTGTCGCAACATCAACATATTCGTCTTGTGATTACAGATAATCAATTACCCGATATGTCGGGCACGTATTTTGTTTCCAGCCTACGCAAGGCGTTTTCAAAAGAGCAACTGGCAATTATGGGGATTGCCGGAGGACAGGGAATGCTCATGTCGGCGCATTTTATAAAAAGTGGCGCGAACGATTTTTTACGTCTGCCTTTTTGTCATGAAGAGTTTTTGTGTCGTGTGATGCAAAATGTGGAATACATTGAAAGCGTAGAAGCCATTCGACGGGCGGCGAACACAGATTACCTCACTGGGCTACCGAACAGGCGGCACTTTTTTTACACAGTCACCGTCAAACATCAAACATTGTCTAATAGTCACGCCCTTGCGCTTATCGACTTAGATCACTTTAAGCGTATCAACGACACTTATGGTCATGATGCAGGAGACAGTGTATTAAAGACAGTGGGGCGGCTATTAGAAGATGCCTTTAGCGAACACATCGTGGCGCGCTTTGGCGGCGAAGAATTTTGTGTGTACTTCCCTTACCATGATGGTCGTTACGCCAAAGATCAACTCGATGCTTTTCGCGTTACATTAGAAAAGCAGGCCATTTTGGTTACCGACGCTACGGTTAATGTTACCTGTAGCATCGGTATTGCTGATCACACCACACAAAGTATTGAAGAGCTTCTTAGTGCCGCCGACAGACAACTGTATTGCGCGAAAAATAACGGCAGAAATCAAATAAGCTATAACACCACACCGTTAGCCGGTTGA
- the uvrD gene encoding DNA helicase II: protein MDVSRLLDELNDKQREAVAAPLSNALVLAGAGSGKTRVLVHRIAWLMEVENITPFSILAVTFTNKAAREMRGRIESLMGRSLHNMWIGTFHGLAHRLLRAHHAEAGLPENFQILDSDDQYRLIKRILKAMNLDEKHWAPRQVQWYINGNKDEGLRPQHIETHGDHIQKKMREIYAAYQDACDRSGLVDFAELLLRAHELWAKNPDVLAHYQRRFRAVLVDEFQDTNNIQYAWLRMLCSGDTNNIMIVGDDDQSIYGWRGANVDNIQHFLKDFDNPTTVRLEQNYRSTGNILKAANTVIDNNTGRLGKELWTEDGQGELISVYAGFNELDEARFIVSKIKDWLHQGNALKDTAILYRNNAQSRVLEEALLHEGIAYRIYGGLRFFERQEIKDALGYLRMINHPHDDAAFERVVNTPSRGIGEKTLSQVRETARAHNCSMWQASQLLINEKALKGRALNAMQSFALLISELEQATTEAPLEEQADVAIRQSGLYAMYQAERGEKAQARLENLEELVTACKQFIVPEEAEEMTPLSAFLAHASLEAGEQQADKDQDAVQMMTIHTAKGLEFPLVFMAGVEEGMFPSQMTNDEPGRMEEERRLCYVGMTRAMQKLYITYAESRRLYGQDKYHTASRFIKEIPADCVEEVRLRTTISRPVHNRFSQATSHASFEDTGFQLGQRVVHRKFGEGIVLNYEGSGEHARVQVNFDEFGTKWLVLAYAKLEQA from the coding sequence ATGGATGTATCCAGACTGCTTGACGAGCTCAACGACAAACAACGTGAAGCGGTAGCTGCGCCCTTATCAAATGCCCTTGTACTGGCAGGCGCCGGTAGTGGTAAAACCCGTGTTTTGGTGCATCGTATAGCGTGGTTAATGGAAGTCGAAAACATCACGCCCTTCTCCATATTAGCCGTAACCTTCACCAATAAAGCGGCCAGAGAAATGCGTGGTCGTATTGAATCGTTAATGGGTAGAAGCTTACACAACATGTGGATTGGCACATTCCATGGCCTTGCCCACCGGCTGCTTCGTGCCCACCACGCAGAAGCAGGCTTGCCGGAAAACTTCCAGATTCTTGATTCTGACGATCAATATCGGCTTATTAAACGTATTTTAAAAGCCATGAATTTAGACGAAAAACACTGGGCGCCTCGCCAAGTGCAATGGTACATCAACGGCAATAAAGACGAAGGTTTACGTCCGCAACATATTGAAACCCATGGCGATCACATTCAAAAGAAGATGCGCGAAATATACGCCGCATATCAAGATGCTTGTGACCGCTCAGGCCTTGTCGACTTTGCCGAATTATTATTAAGAGCGCACGAGCTCTGGGCCAAGAACCCAGACGTATTAGCCCACTATCAGCGCCGTTTTCGTGCAGTATTGGTAGACGAATTTCAAGATACCAATAACATTCAATATGCATGGCTTCGCATGTTGTGCAGCGGCGACACCAACAATATTATGATTGTGGGGGATGATGACCAGTCTATCTATGGCTGGCGTGGTGCTAACGTAGACAATATTCAGCATTTCCTTAAAGATTTCGACAACCCAACCACGGTTCGTCTTGAGCAAAATTACCGCTCCACCGGCAATATCTTAAAAGCGGCTAACACAGTCATTGATAACAATACCGGCCGGTTGGGCAAAGAGCTTTGGACTGAAGACGGTCAAGGCGAGCTTATCTCGGTATACGCCGGCTTTAATGAATTAGATGAAGCGCGCTTTATTGTCTCTAAAATTAAAGACTGGCTACATCAAGGCAATGCATTAAAAGATACCGCTATTTTATACCGTAACAACGCCCAGTCGCGGGTACTCGAAGAAGCCCTCTTGCACGAAGGCATCGCTTACCGTATTTATGGGGGATTACGATTCTTCGAACGCCAAGAAATTAAAGACGCGCTTGGTTATTTACGTATGATCAACCACCCGCATGATGACGCGGCCTTCGAGCGTGTTGTGAATACACCAAGTCGTGGTATTGGCGAAAAAACCTTGTCGCAAGTGCGAGAAACGGCTCGTGCGCACAACTGCTCTATGTGGCAAGCCAGCCAATTGCTGATCAATGAAAAAGCGTTAAAAGGGCGGGCGTTAAATGCCATGCAAAGCTTTGCGCTCTTAATAAGCGAGCTAGAACAGGCCACCACTGAAGCGCCTCTCGAAGAGCAAGCTGATGTTGCTATACGTCAATCTGGCTTGTATGCCATGTACCAAGCAGAGCGAGGCGAAAAAGCGCAAGCCAGATTAGAAAACTTAGAAGAATTAGTCACGGCGTGTAAGCAGTTTATTGTGCCCGAAGAAGCGGAAGAAATGACGCCCCTTTCCGCCTTTCTCGCCCACGCGTCACTTGAAGCCGGCGAACAACAAGCCGATAAAGATCAAGACGCAGTCCAAATGATGACGATACATACTGCAAAGGGCTTAGAGTTTCCTCTTGTTTTCATGGCCGGTGTAGAAGAAGGGATGTTTCCCAGCCAAATGACCAACGACGAACCCGGCAGAATGGAAGAAGAGCGTCGCCTCTGTTATGTGGGCATGACACGGGCTATGCAAAAGTTATATATTACCTATGCAGAAAGTCGCCGCTTGTATGGCCAAGATAAATATCATACGGCGTCTCGCTTTATTAAGGAAATACCTGCAGACTGTGTAGAAGAAGTTCGCTTACGCACCACTATTTCGCGGCCCGTTCACAATCGATTTAGCCAAGCAACATCACATGCCTCCTTTGAAGATACCGGGTTTCAACTGGGTCAGCGAGTTGTGCATAGGAAGTTTGGCGAAGGTATTGTATTAAATTACGAAGGCAGCGGCGAGCACGCACGCGTACAAGTAAATTTTGATGAATTTGGTACCAAATGGTTGGTGCTAGCATACGCTAAGTTGGAGCAAGCGTAA
- the cysE gene encoding serine O-acetyltransferase, with amino-acid sequence MNAMSAPIDFWTSLKQEAHKVAESEPLLSSYVHASVLAHHNFESSLSFILSNKMADDVMPALAIREVFDEAYLLEPGISEAAIADIQAIKARDAAVGDYLTPLLHFKGFHAVQVHRMAHYLWLHGRHQLALFLQSRNSSSFGVDIHPAARIGKGVMFDHATGIVVGETAVIEDNVSILQSVTLGGTGNESGDRHPKIRQGVLVGAGAKILGNIEVGEGAKVGAGSVVLNHVPPHVTVVGVPAKVVGRPVCKNPCESMRQNVLEDNV; translated from the coding sequence ATGAATGCCATGTCTGCGCCCATCGATTTTTGGACGTCGCTGAAACAAGAAGCACATAAAGTTGCAGAGAGTGAGCCGTTACTATCGAGCTATGTGCATGCCAGTGTGTTGGCACATCATAATTTCGAGTCGTCTCTGAGCTTTATTTTATCTAATAAAATGGCCGATGACGTTATGCCTGCTTTGGCCATTCGAGAGGTGTTTGACGAAGCTTATTTGCTTGAACCCGGTATCAGCGAAGCGGCCATTGCTGACATTCAAGCCATTAAGGCGCGAGATGCCGCAGTGGGTGATTACCTAACTCCTCTACTGCATTTCAAGGGTTTTCATGCGGTGCAAGTGCATCGAATGGCACACTATTTATGGCTGCATGGACGACACCAGCTTGCCTTATTTTTGCAAAGCCGTAACTCGTCGAGTTTTGGTGTAGACATTCACCCTGCCGCCCGTATCGGTAAAGGTGTTATGTTTGACCACGCCACCGGTATTGTAGTGGGTGAAACTGCAGTCATAGAAGACAACGTTTCTATTTTACAAAGTGTCACCCTTGGTGGTACCGGCAACGAATCTGGCGACCGCCATCCAAAAATTCGTCAGGGTGTCTTAGTGGGGGCAGGGGCCAAAATTCTTGGTAATATTGAAGTGGGTGAAGGTGCGAAAGTTGGCGCAGGTAGCGTGGTACTTAATCATGTGCCTCCCCATGTTACCGTTGTAGGTGTGCCAGCTAAGGTAGTGGGCAGGCCAGTATGCAAAAATCCTTGCGAGTCTATGCGGCAAAACGTGCTAGAAGACAACGTTTAA
- a CDS encoding HAD-IA family hydrolase, translated as MQFFRSLHAVKAMTFDLDDTLYNNEPIIQRAERALQQHIRTHHPRAAALTSQQWLHLKNSAIATRPELASDMGQLRLTVLRQALTDDAQEQTWDEGKLDDAVMACFHCFYNARSQFTLTEEIHTTLKTLSERMPLVAITNGNVNAKAIGIDTYFDDIYHANLSRPMKPSPVMFEQAADKLGIAPQHILHVGDNLQKDVYASINAGFQSAWYACNRPMALQLEKVSVLPHVVLDNLSELLAF; from the coding sequence ATGCAGTTTTTTCGATCTCTTCACGCCGTGAAGGCCATGACCTTTGATCTCGATGACACCCTTTACAATAATGAGCCCATTATTCAACGCGCGGAACGGGCACTTCAGCAACATATTCGAACCCACCACCCACGCGCGGCAGCACTAACCTCACAGCAATGGCTTCATCTTAAGAACAGCGCTATTGCCACGCGACCGGAATTAGCCTCAGATATGGGGCAGCTTCGCCTCACCGTGTTACGACAAGCGTTAACAGACGATGCTCAGGAACAAACATGGGATGAAGGCAAATTAGACGACGCAGTTATGGCCTGTTTTCACTGCTTTTACAACGCGCGTAGCCAGTTCACGTTAACGGAAGAAATACATACAACATTAAAAACCTTAAGTGAACGTATGCCTCTCGTTGCTATTACCAATGGCAACGTCAATGCTAAGGCGATAGGCATAGACACTTATTTTGACGACATTTATCACGCCAATCTATCTCGCCCTATGAAACCTTCACCAGTCATGTTTGAACAAGCGGCAGACAAACTAGGCATTGCGCCTCAGCATATTCTGCATGTGGGAGATAATTTACAAAAAGATGTGTATGCATCAATTAACGCTGGCTTTCAATCGGCTTGGTATGCCTGTAATCGCCCCATGGCGTTACAGCTAGAGAAAGTGTCAGTGCTGCCCCATGTCGTGTTGGACAATTTGTCTGAACTACTGGCGTTTTAG
- the xerC gene encoding tyrosine recombinase XerC, protein METETLLSPNCQHWLDKFILHLQVERGLSAHTLSNYQRQLQDIAKTLHLQEWSSITPVDVKRVMANAKLAGHKPRSIALRLSALRTFCQYLIEQKQLFSNPVEGISAPKQGKPLPKQLSVDEMQQLLSNDAQSSGDEGIACRDAAMFELLYGCGLRLSELTGLNLSDYQKDGTIRVMGKGSKQRILPLGRQAQRALNAWLKVRPAYTTPYENAVFVSKRKTRISNRQVANRLNHLAQQQHLSQTVSPHKLRHSFATHVLESSGDLRAVQELLGHANLSTTQVYTHLDFQHLAKVYDAAHPRAHKK, encoded by the coding sequence GTGGAAACGGAAACATTGCTTAGTCCCAACTGCCAACACTGGCTTGATAAATTTATTTTACACTTACAAGTGGAACGTGGCCTATCGGCTCACACACTCAGTAATTATCAGCGCCAACTCCAAGACATCGCAAAGACACTTCATCTTCAGGAGTGGTCTAGCATTACCCCTGTAGATGTAAAACGTGTCATGGCTAATGCCAAGTTGGCTGGGCATAAGCCGCGCAGTATTGCCCTTCGTTTGTCTGCACTGCGTACCTTTTGCCAATACCTTATAGAGCAAAAACAACTGTTCAGTAACCCTGTGGAAGGAATTTCAGCGCCCAAACAAGGCAAGCCATTGCCCAAACAACTTAGCGTTGATGAAATGCAGCAACTGTTAAGCAATGACGCACAAAGTAGCGGCGATGAAGGCATTGCGTGTCGCGATGCGGCTATGTTCGAGTTGCTATACGGCTGTGGCTTGCGGTTAAGTGAACTCACGGGTCTAAACCTGAGTGATTATCAAAAAGATGGCACCATTAGGGTAATGGGAAAAGGCAGTAAACAGCGCATTCTTCCTTTGGGTCGTCAAGCACAACGGGCGTTAAACGCGTGGCTAAAAGTTCGACCTGCATACACAACACCCTATGAAAATGCTGTCTTCGTAAGTAAACGTAAAACCCGCATATCAAATCGACAGGTGGCAAACCGGCTAAATCATCTCGCCCAACAACAACATCTTTCACAAACCGTCAGCCCGCACAAACTGCGCCATTCCTTCGCCACACACGTATTGGAATCTAGCGGCGATTTACGGGCAGTACAAGAGTTGTTGGGTCACGCCAATTTATCAACAACCCAAGTGTATACACACCTCGACTTTCAACACCTTGCCAAAGTGTATGATGCCGCGCACCCTAGAGCACATAAAAAATAA
- a CDS encoding DUF484 family protein has protein sequence MSEISGQTSASALVEVFSGDSTLSPQDVYTFLAQNPDFFIRYPELLEKIKIPHAQKGSVSLVEIQSEQLRKKVRQLNLKLSQLVSIAKQNEKIYRVYTDLNVQLLRCESVAEVQFTLEDVLQERLQLSSAVIKSFKGPHAIPELQKRLFTEKRFKSSSFFFGRLSQHERQLLFAESSAESVALILLGDQEDLGILGISSSDASHFTPDMDTLLLQQLQQVLNIILPEMMGY, from the coding sequence ATGAGTGAAATTTCAGGGCAAACGAGCGCTTCTGCATTGGTGGAGGTATTTTCTGGTGACAGTACGTTATCGCCACAAGATGTGTACACCTTCTTAGCACAAAACCCTGATTTTTTTATACGCTACCCTGAGTTACTCGAAAAAATTAAAATTCCCCATGCGCAGAAAGGCAGTGTTTCTTTAGTCGAAATTCAAAGCGAACAGCTTCGAAAGAAAGTACGCCAACTCAACCTTAAGCTGTCGCAGTTAGTTAGCATTGCCAAGCAAAACGAAAAGATTTATCGCGTTTACACCGACCTCAACGTTCAGCTTCTACGCTGCGAAAGCGTTGCCGAGGTGCAGTTTACGCTGGAAGATGTATTGCAAGAGCGGTTGCAATTGTCCTCAGCGGTTATTAAGAGTTTTAAAGGCCCTCACGCTATTCCTGAATTACAAAAGCGGCTGTTTACTGAGAAGCGATTTAAATCGTCGTCGTTCTTTTTCGGTCGCTTATCGCAACATGAGCGCCAATTATTATTTGCGGAAAGCAGTGCCGAATCTGTTGCCCTTATTCTGCTTGGTGACCAAGAAGATTTGGGCATCTTAGGGATAAGCAGTAGCGATGCTAGCCATTTTACTCCAGACATGGACACCTTGTTATTGCAACAACTTCAGCAAGTGCTAAACATTATCTTACCTGAGATGATGGGGTATTAG
- the dapF gene encoding diaminopimelate epimerase: protein MQVQFSKMHGLGNDFMVIDNVTQNVFFSKEKIQQLANRNFGIGFDQLLMVEPPYDPEQDFHYRIFNADGSEVEQCGNGARCFARFVKQKGLINRNKIVVSTKAGKMVLYLEKDGQVTVNMGKPDFVPANIPLKANKQENTYILRLDDKTLFCGAVSMGNPHCVIEVENVDTADVLDIGPLVESHERFPERVNVGFMQIINESHIRLRVFERGSGETLACGSGACAAVAIGQIQGKLSKDVRVDLPGGTLRIRWPGPDSVLKMTGPAEHVYDGQINL, encoded by the coding sequence ATGCAGGTTCAGTTTTCAAAAATGCACGGTCTGGGTAATGACTTTATGGTGATTGATAACGTCACCCAGAACGTCTTTTTCTCAAAAGAGAAAATTCAGCAGTTAGCAAATCGAAATTTTGGTATCGGGTTTGATCAACTTCTCATGGTTGAACCTCCCTACGATCCTGAACAAGATTTCCATTATCGTATCTTTAACGCAGATGGCTCTGAGGTGGAACAGTGCGGTAACGGCGCACGTTGCTTTGCCCGATTTGTTAAACAAAAAGGCTTAATTAATCGCAACAAAATTGTGGTGAGTACGAAAGCGGGAAAAATGGTGTTGTACCTAGAAAAAGACGGGCAAGTTACCGTTAATATGGGCAAACCAGACTTTGTACCCGCTAATATTCCACTGAAAGCAAATAAACAAGAAAACACCTATATCTTGCGTCTCGATGATAAAACCTTATTTTGTGGTGCGGTGTCCATGGGCAACCCTCACTGCGTCATTGAAGTTGAGAATGTAGATACTGCCGACGTGCTGGATATTGGGCCATTGGTTGAAAGCCATGAACGCTTCCCTGAAAGGGTGAATGTTGGCTTTATGCAAATCATTAATGAGTCGCATATTCGGCTACGTGTATTTGAGCGGGGCTCCGGTGAAACACTCGCATGTGGAAGCGGTGCGTGCGCAGCAGTTGCAATTGGTCAAATACAAGGTAAATTAAGTAAGGATGTTCGGGTAGACTTACCCGGAGGAACACTGAGGATCCGCTGGCCTGGCCCAGATAGTGTGCTAAAAATGACAGGCCCAGCTGAACACGTCTACGACGGACAAATAAACCTATGA
- the lysA gene encoding diaminopimelate decarboxylase: MDFFAYKNNQLFAEDVAVSDIVKSHGTPLYVYSRATLERHWHAFNDAIGEHPHLICYAVKANSNLGVLSALAKLGSGFDIVSGGELARVIEAGGDASKVVFSGVGKKADEIAYALNQGIMCFNVESEPELHRINEVAGKLGKTAPISLRINPDVDAKTHPYISTGLKANKFGIARERAIQTYELAASLPHLNVVGMDCHIGSQLTEIGPFVDALERLLILIDELAEKGIVISHLDVGGGLGVTYNDEAPPHPKEYAAAMAEKMTGREQLKLILEPGRAIAANAGILVTEVEFIKQGEEKSFAIVDAAMNDLLRPALYSAWQNIIPVNQQTSSTPCLYDVVGPVCETGDFIGKDRELAIAPGDLLAVRSAGAYGFVMASNYNSRCRPAEIMVDGDESIVVREREIQKDLWKGEHKLT, encoded by the coding sequence ATGGATTTTTTTGCTTATAAAAACAACCAACTTTTTGCCGAAGACGTTGCCGTCAGTGACATCGTTAAATCTCATGGCACCCCTTTATACGTCTACTCGCGTGCAACATTAGAGCGCCATTGGCATGCGTTTAACGACGCTATAGGCGAACACCCTCACCTTATTTGCTACGCAGTGAAAGCCAACTCAAACCTTGGTGTTTTAAGTGCCTTGGCAAAACTAGGCTCTGGCTTCGATATTGTCTCTGGCGGTGAACTCGCACGGGTGATTGAAGCAGGCGGAGATGCCAGCAAAGTTGTATTTTCAGGGGTAGGTAAGAAGGCCGATGAAATTGCTTACGCGCTAAATCAAGGCATCATGTGCTTTAACGTAGAGTCTGAACCTGAATTACATCGTATTAATGAAGTCGCTGGCAAACTGGGCAAAACCGCTCCCATTTCTTTGCGTATTAATCCAGATGTTGATGCCAAAACCCACCCTTATATTTCTACTGGGCTGAAAGCCAATAAGTTTGGTATTGCCCGTGAACGCGCCATTCAAACCTACGAGTTAGCCGCTTCACTCCCTCATCTCAATGTAGTGGGTATGGACTGCCACATTGGTTCTCAGCTTACGGAAATTGGCCCCTTTGTTGATGCACTAGAGCGTTTGCTTATTCTCATTGATGAATTAGCTGAAAAAGGCATTGTCATTTCCCACCTCGATGTAGGGGGTGGATTAGGGGTTACCTACAATGATGAAGCTCCTCCACATCCAAAAGAATACGCAGCTGCCATGGCTGAAAAAATGACGGGCCGTGAACAGCTTAAGCTCATTTTAGAACCAGGCCGAGCCATTGCCGCCAACGCTGGTATCTTGGTTACCGAAGTTGAGTTTATCAAGCAAGGGGAAGAGAAAAGTTTCGCCATTGTTGATGCTGCCATGAACGATTTACTGCGCCCAGCTCTTTACTCAGCGTGGCAAAATATTATTCCTGTAAATCAACAAACCTCCTCTACGCCTTGTCTTTATGACGTGGTAGGGCCGGTATGCGAAACCGGTGATTTCATTGGTAAAGACCGCGAACTGGCCATTGCCCCAGGTGACTTACTAGCCGTAAGAAGCGCGGGTGCCTATGGTTTTGTGATGGCATCAAACTACAATAGCCGCTGCCGCCCAGCTGAAATAATGGTGGATGGTGACGAGTCAATTGTTGTGCGAGAACGAGAAATTCAAAAAGATCTCTGGAAAGGTGAGCATAAACTTACGTAA
- the lptM gene encoding LPS translocon maturation chaperone LptM has translation MLKKWVVLVFITMALTGCGYKGALYIPQAPEQNAPDDESNNAVPSSTLPRSPASTSGESN, from the coding sequence GTGCTTAAAAAGTGGGTTGTACTAGTTTTTATCACCATGGCATTAACAGGCTGTGGTTACAAAGGGGCGCTATATATTCCTCAAGCGCCTGAGCAAAATGCACCTGACGATGAGTCGAATAATGCAGTGCCTTCAAGCACCTTGCCACGCTCCCCCGCCTCCACCTCGGGAGAATCTAATTAA